GTTATCTCTTCTTTAGGAATGCCATTTAAAATCATTTGTTTTGTGATGATTTTATTTCCATATTGTTCAATGGGGTTTTTCATTTCAAAATCCCTATCTTCAAACACTACGAATTTTTTGTTGGTTTTTTTATGTGTAAGTAAGTGTTGTATCATTAGCTTTTTTTTGCCTGGGGTTGCTTTATATAACAAATAAAGCTAAGAAAACTTATCTCTAACGGATTAAAACTTGTCTAAGAGGGATTTATTGAAGCTTTTTGTGGTTTTCCGGTTCTAAAAACAGTATTTCCAATGCCTTCGACTGCGCTACCATTGATGTATTCTATAAACCGCTGTTTTATAGCTAATTGATATGCCAAGTTCTCTTGCATTGTGGCTTATTGTTGAACTTGTAAAACTACGTCATCACATTCGCTAGTTAAAAAACTTAACAAAGGTCTCAGACTGACATCTGAATATATTTAGATTTTTGTCATGTACTAAATGGGATTTTATTAAAATACTCGTGTATTCGTGGCAAAACAGACATTCACTTTGCAATCAAACCTATAAACTCGTTTAAAATCATAGTGATTTAGTTTGACTTTAGTAACTATTAAGTTTCCAACTAAAACTTAACATAAAGTACTGTTTCAGGACAGTGCTTTGTAGATCTTGGATATAATTTTCTGTAGCCATACGTTTTGCGTTCGTATTTTGGTTTAATAAATCATAAATCTTAAAAGTTAAAGTTCCTTGATCTTTAAGCATTGTATACATCAAGGATGTGTTCCAAAACCAGGCACTTTTTTGAAAACCCAGCGTTATGTTTGGGTTATAATTAAAGCTAATATCATGTTGCCATTCAAATTTTTTAGGAACGTATGTTGTTAGTTGAAGTCCTATCGAATGATCAATAAATTGCTGATCTTTAAAATCGTCTAAATCAAATGTGGTTCTGTTAAATGAGACCCTGTAATTTGGCATAAGCGTCATGACATCCTTCCACGTAAAGTTAAGGCCGGCATATGGTATTAGAAAGTTATTGTTTGAAACATATTGCACGCCATTATTAAAGTTAATAAATTTATTGATGCCCATATATAGGCTTACTAGATATTTAAGTGTCTTTAAGCTGTCTATTTTCACTAACTTACTATAACTGCCGCTGGCACCTATATCATAACCGCCATCTACATTTGCATAGGTTGTATGTCGTATAAAGTTTTCATTAATTGTAGTTTTAGGAACAATCTGATTGTTCCTAAAATCGGCTACTACATGGCTAATGAAATTTGTTTGCTTTTGAAAATCGAATGCATTATATAGGAAAGAAAAATTGTGGGTGTTTGTAGGTTCTAAGTTAGGGTTGCCTGTTATCGTGTTTAAGGGATCCGATATATCCTGAAATGGTTGTAATTGTGATAATTGTGGGGGTGTATTATTTAAACTATAACCGAAGGACATCGATGATTTTGGGTTAAATTGATAATAAGACCCCAATTTTAGTTCCAAAGCTTTAAAAGAGTGTATTAAACTTAAGTGGGGTCTTAAAAAATCGATATTATTTAGGGTACTAAATACATAGCCCGATTCCAAATTAATAGACCACATTTCTTTTGTATACGTTAGCTTTAGCCCTGGGGTACTTCTTTTGTTCATATATTCAAAATCTGTACTTAAATCTGCATTAAATAAGGTGAAATCCTGTGTGTTGGTATCAAAACTGTAAGTGCTTTTGGTGTTTTTCTGGATATCATTTCTATAACTAAATTTAAAGTCTAAAAACAATTCCTTGGCTTTTAAAGGAAGCCGATATGCTATGTTAGTATAGAAGCCTTTTTTTTTGAGGGCTCCCTGTGTCAATTGGTTTCTACTAATAGTTTCGGGATTTGCCCCAAAAATAGTCGTTTCCGAAGTCAGGTAATCATCAGTTTCTGTGGTATTGTATTCATTTGAGACATGAAGTTTTAAATAGGCGCCATTATTACCAAATAGTTTCGTTACATCTAAATTGTTTCTAAAGTTTTCATCCATAGTTTCTGCAAAAGATGATGCGCTGGATTGATTAGTTACTGTATTTTTATCGTCTCTGGATGTTTCATCACTGGATGTTTCTATTTTAGTGTTGGTCGTTTTAAATGACGGACTCATGTTGATTAAAAGTGTAGAATCAACGCTGATGTTAAAACCCAAATCAACACTATGATTATCAGTTTCGTTATCTAAGTTTGAACCGGAATTAGAGATATATTTCGAATTGGGAAGGGTGTATGTTCTTTGAGCGGTTTTCTCGTTTTCTGAACGGCTATCAGAATGAAAATAATTGGCAGAGATATCCAGCTTTTTCTCAAAGGTGTCAACATAATTGGCGCCATAATTTTGAGATGTTATGATGCCTTCTCCACCTCCATGGTCGCTTTTAAAACCAAATCCAGGCGAATTTGTATTATTTCCTCCCGCAAGCATGCTAATACGCTGGTCATCATCAAAAAGATTAAGCATTCCTGCAAACATGTAACGCCTATTTGTTCCTGATCCAGCGGCTACTCGCCCAAAAATACCGTTACTGTTTTTGTTCTTTATAGTTAAATTAATAGTCTTTTTGTCTTTATTACCTTCATCTCCGGCAAAAGCTTCAGCCTTGGTTTTTGTATTTGTAATTTGGACACTCTCAATGATGTCCTTGCTTAAATTTCTGGTTGTTATGGTGGGGTCATTGCCAAAAAAAGGTTTTCCATTTACCAAAATTTTATCCACCGTTTTGCCATTTATAGTTATATTTCCTTTGGGATCAACTTCTACTCCTGGCAATTGCTTTAATAAATCTTCAATATTTGCATCTTTTTTAGTTTTAAAGGACGAGACATTAAATTCTAAAGTGTCTTTTTTTATCCTAACGGGAGTCCTAGATGTTATAAGTACTTCCTCTAAAGCATTCAGATCTGTTTTTAGATTAATGGTGCTTAAATGAATAGCTTCCTGATTCAAATGAATGGGTTGATAATAGGTTTGATAGCCAACATACGAGATATAAAGATTCAAACTCGGGTTTGTTGTTTTGCCTTCTAAAGAAAAATTTCCGTTTTTGTCTGAAATAGTATAAGTTACCAATGAGCTGTCCTTAACACGTTCGAGATAGATAGTAGCAGCTTCTAAAGGTGTTTTATCGACTTCGGCGATTAAAGTTCCCGAAATTTTAAATGCTTTGGTTTGCGCTAAAGCCACTGTTGCACAGAAAATTGAGAATGTAAAAAAATAATGTTTCATGTGTTTACAGCTATTGGGATAGACATGATTAATCAGACATGGAACTCTGTCTTAGTTAATTTCGGCTACGCACAATCTTGAGGATTTCAGAAAAGGGGTGATTGGGCGCAACCGAAAGTCAACTACTAACTAAAAAGCATTAACAAAGGTCGATGATAAAACTTATCTCAAATGGATTAAAACTTGTCTTAAAGGGATTCTATAATGTCACCTTAAAGAAGAATGACATTACAAAGGAAAGGAGGTACAAACCGCTTCTAAGCACACTGGATTCTTATAGGATTGTTTTTTTAAACCTTTTGGGGTATATACATGTTTTTTAGCCGAAAAAAAAATTCAACCGTACATAAATCGTACAAACAATAAAATAAAAAATCCGTAAACAATTAATAATCAATTGTATTACGGATTTTTGTTGTACTCAAGGCGGGAATCGAACCCGCACTCCGAAGAACCGGATTTTGAATCCGGCGCGTCTACCAATTCCGCCACTTGAGCTTAAATAGGACTGCAAAAATATATATTTTTTCTATAATATTCATAAAAATAGTGAGCAATATACTTTTTAGGTTAAAATAAATGTATAAATTTGCACCTCGTTTAAAATAGGGCGCGCTTTTGCGCTATAAAACAATAAGTTAACCATGCCAATTGTGATTACCGAAGCTAAAATTTTTGCATGTACTCAAAGTAAGGTGCTTGGAGAGAAAATTGCTAAAGCTTTTGGGTCAGAACTAGGCAATGTGATTACCTCTACTTATAGCGATGGTGAGTTTCAACCCTCATACGAAGAATCTATTAGAGGGACACGTATTTTCATCATTGGTTCTACCAATCCAGGACCAGAGAATTTAATGGAAATGTTGTTGATGATTGATGCTGCCAAACGTGCTTCGGCAAGACATATAACCGCAGTATTACCTTATTTTGGATGGGCAAGACAAGACAGGAAAGATAAACCAAGAGTGCCAATAGCCGCTAAATTGGTGGCTAAAATGTTGGAAGCCGCAGGTGCAACTCGAATTATCACCATGGATCTGCATGCAGACCAAATACAAGGATTTTTTGAAAAACCCGTCGATCATTTATTTGCATCAACCATTTTCTTGCCTTATTTGCAAAGTTTAAATTTAGATAATTTAACCATTGCATCGCCAGATATGGGAGGTTCCAAAAGAGCTTATGCCTATTCAAAAGCATTAGAATGCGATGTGGTAATTTGTTATAAACAGCGCGCTAAAGCCAATATCATTTCCCATATGGAATTAATAGGGGATGTTACTGGTAAAAATGTCGTATTGGTTGATGATATGGTTGATACAGCCGGAACACTAACAAAAGCAGCCGATTTAATGATGGAACGTGGTGCGTTAAGTGTAAGAGCTATTTGTACTCACCCTATATTATCTGGAAAGGCATACGAGAATTTAAATAATTCAAACTTAGAAGAATTGATAGTAACCGATTCCATACCTATTAAACCATTAAGTGATAAAATCAGGGTTTTAAGCTGTGCCAATTTATTTGCTGAAGTTATGGAAAAAGTACACAACAACAAGTCTATTAGTTCAAAATTTATCATGTAGGCTCAAAAGGCACGCATAAAAAGAGAATAATAATTATTAACTATATATTTTAAAAATGAAATCAATTACAATCAACGGATCTCAAAGAGAAAGCGTGGGCAAAAAAGCAACAAAAGCCTTACGTAATGCTGGTCAGGTTCCTTGCGTATTATACGGAGGAGATAAGCCAGTTCATTTCAGTGCAGAAGAATTAGCGTTCTCATCACTTGTATACACTCCAAATGCGCATACAGTTGTGATTGCTTTGGAAAATGGTGAAAAATATAATGCTGTTTTACAAGACATTCAATTTCACCCAGTAACAGACAAAATCTTACACATAGATTTTTATCAGTTATTCGAAGACAAAGAAATTACTATGGAAATTCCAATCAGTTTTGTTGGAAACTCTCGTGGTGTTAAAAATGGTGGTGTATTGCGTAAAAACAGACGTAGCTTACGTGTTAAAGCATTGCCAGCTAACTTACCGGATTTTATCGAAGCAGATATTACGCCGCTTAAAATTGGAAGCAAACTTTACATTACTACATTACAGAACGATGCTTACAAATTCATGCACCCAGACAATACAGTAGTTTGTCTTGTAAGACGTTCTAGAGCGTCAGTAGATGCATTTGATGATGAAGAAGAAGAAGCAGCAGCTGAGGCAGCGGCAGAAGCGGCAGCTGAAGTAGAAGCAACTCAAGAATAGATAATATTCTTATTAAATACCAAAAGCATCCCGAATATTTCAGGATGCTTTTTTTTGTTTTACCCATGTTTTAAAAAGTATACCGCTTCAATCAAAAAAGTTTAAACGAATTCATTTTTTTTGTTTTAATTTTAGCACACAAAACAAAATCATGTGGAAATTTTTATTAAGGTTATTTAAAAAGAAAAGTCATCCAAACGAACAAGATACCATGAAAAAGTTTTTAATTGTTGGTCTAGGAAATATTGGCGAAGCGTATGCCAACACCCGTCATAATATAGGATTCAGAATTTTAGACCATTTTGCTTCACAAGAAAATATAACTTTCGAAACTAAAAAACTGGGAGACACCGCCACTTATAAGTTAAAAGGAAGAACCTTTATTTTTTTAAAACCAAGTACCTACATGAATTTAAGCGGAAAGGCAGTGGTCTATTGGTTAACTAAAGAAAATATTCCGTTAGAAAATTTGTTGGTAATAACCGATGATTTAAACCTGTCTTTCGGAAGTATTCGTGTAAAAACCAAAGGAAGCGATGGTGGCCATAACGGATTAAAAGACATACAAGCAAAGCTAAATACCACAAACTACAACCGCTTTAGATTTGGTATTAGTGATGCCTTTAATAAAGGGCAACAGGTTGACTATGTGCTGGGTGAATGGACCGATGATGAAAACGAAAAACTTAAAGAACGCTTAGATAAATCTATCGAGCTTATAAAATCCTTTGGCTTGGCAGGCATTAATATTACCATGAATACCTTTAATGGCAAGTAAAAGTGGATGCGTTCGTCAAACTGAACTTGTTTCAGTTTCACATAACTTATTATTAGCTTATTGATTCGTATTGATTATTTAATTGTATATCCGTAATCAATCATTTAGAGAATATCGTTGTCTGGTCGAGCGCAGTCGAGACCTAATTTTGAAATCGTTAAGTTAATAACCTCTCGACTGCGCTCGAGGAGACCCGCTCATTATGATTAATAACGGACAATCAAATTATTTAAAATGAATTTGCGGTTTTATTTCTTCAAATATTATTTTACCACAATCTTTTTAGTAGATTTCCTAACACCATCACTCACAATTAATAAATACATGCCAGATTGTACATTATTTAACTGCAATTCCTGACTAAAATCACCAACGTTCGGGAAGGTATTTTTATAAATATGCCTTCCTCTAATATCAAAAACAGCAATATCAATCGCTCGTTCCAATGAGCCATTTAATTGAATAACAAACTTGCCATTATTCGGGTTAGGAAACACCACAAAATTCTCGAAACCAAATGCTTCAATAGCCATGGTTGGCATGATGTTTAGCGTATAATCTTCAACTTCACCATCAAATCCATTTTCGCAAGCGCTAGGAGGACCATCATCATCAAATTTTGTACTTACTCTCATAGTGGTATTTCCTAAAATGGCTCCAACAGGAATGGTAATTGAAAGTGGCACGTTTGAAGTAGCACCATTGGTAACATTGGTAGCTGTGCCTAAATTATATTCTTCCCCAGCGTCATTAAAGCTACAGTTCTGGTTCCAATCTATCCATACCTTGGTGCCTGTTGTAAAGTCTCCATCGGTATTTACGTGTACTGTTAAAGGATAACTGCTATTTCTATTAACATAGGTAGTGATATTTGTGTAATTATTATAGCCAGAAGGTTTTCCTGATGCGTTATTGATGGTATTAAACTGAACTAGAGTAGTGCTGGTTTCGTATTGAGTATTTGCGATAGAGGCGCAAAGCCCATTGAAAAAAGGGAAATTTAAAACTTTATTTTTAGTTATTGAAGATGAAGTGCCAGTTACCGTAATTAGATAATCTCCTTGCGGAACACCAGATAAATCACTAATGGTCATGGTAACAGGTCCAGAAGCATCTAAATTTGCTGGAGAAAAAGTTACAGAAGAACCACTTGGATTTCCCGATGCACTAAAAACAGTATTTTCAGAAAAACCATTAGCAGTTACATAATTAAAATGGAATGTTGCTGTAGTGGTGGCACACTCTAAGGGATCTAAAGTTTCTTCAACAATAAAAAAATCGGGGTTTGATGAAATGGAAAAATTAAAATTTGAAACATCGTAAAAAATATTATCGGCAGCTTCAATTAATAGTCTGGCTAGCGATGTGTCTGGAATTGAAGGCACCGTGTATGAAAAGGCACCATCGTTAGGTGTGTTTGATGCAACGTTTATTGGAAACGTTAAACCACCATCGGTAGAGAGCTTGATATTTACATTTTGGCAGTTTATGGTAGCATTGGCTGTTTGCCCAACCTCCCAATTTATAGTTACATTACTGCCTTGACTCCAAGACACAGGGTTTGAAATAGTAAATGGCGTTACATCTTCTACGGTTATTGCCATGGTATCAAAACTACTTTGTCCGCCACTGACACTAGCTGGGGCTCTGTCCCTTACCGTTAGTGCCCAATTTAAGTTTCTTCCAACGGTTGAAACCGTTTCCCAATCACTTCCTAAAGAGGGATTGGTTTGAATGGTATTTCCAGCTAATACACTGCTTAATTTCGGGATGTATCTATCAGAAGCGTTTGAAGGAGGCAATGATCTATTCATTGAACCAGAAGCTAAAGTTGGCCCGAAATTTAAATAATTTACGAGACCGCTATCAATTTGTTCCCAACTATACGTTAAGTTATCACTACCGTCTGCATCGGTAGCTGCACCTTTTAAAACATAGGCTGTTCCAGCTGGAATGTGATAATCGTTTCCAGCATTTGCAATGGGCGGATTATTGGTGATTACTTCAGTTGTTTGGCAACTTTTACCACCCAAATTACTTAATATTTGTTTAATGCTTTGATAATGAAAATAGGGGTCGCTATTGTTTTGCACATCATCTTCACCAGTAATTCCCGCGTAAGCCATAATTGTACTGCCACTTCCTGGTTCGGAATTCACACCGGTACCTTCATTTTCATAAGCAAAGGTATGGTTAGCGCCCATTTGATGCCCAATTTCATGAACAACAAAATCGATATCAAAGGTATCGCCTTCTGGGATACCATTTGAGGGTGAGGTAAATCCACTTCCTTTATTATGGTCTGAATCGCTAACGGAGTCATTATTACATACACAACCAATACACCCAGCAATACCTCCGCCACCGGTGGCACCAAATAAGTGGCCAATATCGTAAGCAGCATTTCCAATGGTATTGGTTAAGTTATTTTGAAGTTGAAGACTCCAGCCATTTGTGTTATCAAAATTATCTTCATCAGCGCCTACATTAGCATCAGAATAGGGGTCGGTTGTAGCATCTGTATATATTAATTGTGGGGCATTAACAAGTTCAAAAGTAACTGCCATATCGGTTTCAAAAATTTCGTTAACCCTGCTTAAAGTTGCATTTATAGCTGCTAAAGCATCGGCAACGGCATCACCATTTCCAGAAATGCCATCATCATGATACGCCGTATATTCGGCAGTTGTAGAAATAGCTATTCTGAATTTTTGAAGTGTTTGGTTGTTAGCACCTCCCTCATTAATGGCAATTTTTGAAGCTAAACCATTTTTATTAAACGTTTCATTGAGCTCATCAAGGGTTTTACATTCAAAGACGTTTTTTGTTTTGTTTTTATCCGTTCTCCGGTACAAAATGTACTCCTTAGAGCCTTTTGATGCGGGTTCCATAAAAACAGCAGGTTTGTTGCTGTAAGAAATCATGGTTTGTACCCCTTGTGGCGAAACGCTCATACGTAACCGCGTTCCAGTATTATCGGTGCTTATACCCACATATGATTTTATATCAGGGTATTTTGCAGCTAAGTCTGGAGCAAAAACAGAGGCTTCGTAAATTCTAAAAGTTTCTAATTTGCCATTTTCAGCAGGCATGGTGATTATGGTTGCTTTTTGTCTTGTTTTTGAGTTTCTTGAAACAGCACCAGATAGCGATTCTTGCAACAAATTGTTATGAAGCTTGAAAACATGAACATTGTTTTTGTTTAAATTGAATTTTGAAATTATCTTGGAATCTTTAATGGTTTCAACCTTTTCCCATGAAGAATTTTGGGAAGACACCGAAAAGATAAACAAAAACATTGCTATTGATAAAACATAATGTAGTTTTGCTTTCATAAGTAGATATTGTTGTTTTTTAAAGGTCATATGGACACGAACGATAGCGAACTGGCGAAGCAATCGCCTTTTTATTTACGGGTGATTTTTAAAACGTTTGTTAATGGCGATTTCATAAAAAATATTTGAAGCTGGTTTTATTAACACTGTTAGCAAATCTAATTTTTTTTAATTAAAGTAGCAATTAAATGCTTGTTATGAGCAAAATTAAAGATATAAAAGCATACAAATCGGTAGAACCAACTATAGTTACCATTGGCACATTTGATGGGGTTCATGTTGGGCATCAAAAAATAATTAAGCGATTAATTAATATTGGTAAACAAACCCAGTTAAAATCTGTCATCCTTACTTTTTTTCCGCATCCGCGTATGGTGTTACAAAAGGATTCTGGTATTAAGTTAATAAATACCATTAACGAGCGTGGTGCTATTTTGGACGCCTTAGGTTTGGATTACTTGCTTATTAAAAAGTTTACAAAGGCATTTTCCCGACTTTCTGCGGAAGATTTTGTTAAGAAAATTTTGGTAGACAAGCTAAATGCAAAAAAAGTAATTATTGGTTATGACCATAGATTTGGGAGAAATAGGAACGCCGATATTAACGATTTAAGGAAGTTTGGGGATTTGTACGGTTTTGAGGTTGAAGAAATTTCGGCACAAGACATTAATGAGGTGTCTGTAAGCTCCACTAAAATCAGAAAGGCTTTAGAAGAAGGAGATATTGCCAAGGCAAACGCGTTTTTGGGCTATCCTTTTATGCTAACAGGAAAAGTGGTAAAAGGAAAAGCTTTGGGCAGACAGATTGATTATCCTACTGCAAACATCCAAATAGCCGAAGATTACAAATTAATACCGAAACACGGATCTTATGTCGTGAGTTCTGTTATTAATAATCAGGTTGTTTATGGCATGATGAATATTGGTTTTAACCCTACCGTTGAAGGCCGTGAAGAAACCATTGAAGTGCATTTTTTCAATTTCAACAAAAATATTTACAATAAAACCATT
This genomic window from Mariniflexile sp. TRM1-10 contains:
- a CDS encoding zinc-dependent metalloprotease, producing MKAKLHYVLSIAMFLFIFSVSSQNSSWEKVETIKDSKIISKFNLNKNNVHVFKLHNNLLQESLSGAVSRNSKTRQKATIITMPAENGKLETFRIYEASVFAPDLAAKYPDIKSYVGISTDNTGTRLRMSVSPQGVQTMISYSNKPAVFMEPASKGSKEYILYRRTDKNKTKNVFECKTLDELNETFNKNGLASKIAINEGGANNQTLQKFRIAISTTAEYTAYHDDGISGNGDAVADALAAINATLSRVNEIFETDMAVTFELVNAPQLIYTDATTDPYSDANVGADEDNFDNTNGWSLQLQNNLTNTIGNAAYDIGHLFGATGGGGIAGCIGCVCNNDSVSDSDHNKGSGFTSPSNGIPEGDTFDIDFVVHEIGHQMGANHTFAYENEGTGVNSEPGSGSTIMAYAGITGEDDVQNNSDPYFHYQSIKQILSNLGGKSCQTTEVITNNPPIANAGNDYHIPAGTAYVLKGAATDADGSDNLTYSWEQIDSGLVNYLNFGPTLASGSMNRSLPPSNASDRYIPKLSSVLAGNTIQTNPSLGSDWETVSTVGRNLNWALTVRDRAPASVSGGQSSFDTMAITVEDVTPFTISNPVSWSQGSNVTINWEVGQTANATINCQNVNIKLSTDGGLTFPINVASNTPNDGAFSYTVPSIPDTSLARLLIEAADNIFYDVSNFNFSISSNPDFFIVEETLDPLECATTTATFHFNYVTANGFSENTVFSASGNPSGSSVTFSPANLDASGPVTMTISDLSGVPQGDYLITVTGTSSSITKNKVLNFPFFNGLCASIANTQYETSTTLVQFNTINNASGKPSGYNNYTNITTYVNRNSSYPLTVHVNTDGDFTTGTKVWIDWNQNCSFNDAGEEYNLGTATNVTNGATSNVPLSITIPVGAILGNTTMRVSTKFDDDGPPSACENGFDGEVEDYTLNIMPTMAIEAFGFENFVVFPNPNNGKFVIQLNGSLERAIDIAVFDIRGRHIYKNTFPNVGDFSQELQLNNVQSGMYLLIVSDGVRKSTKKIVVK
- the pth gene encoding aminoacyl-tRNA hydrolase, whose protein sequence is MWKFLLRLFKKKSHPNEQDTMKKFLIVGLGNIGEAYANTRHNIGFRILDHFASQENITFETKKLGDTATYKLKGRTFIFLKPSTYMNLSGKAVVYWLTKENIPLENLLVITDDLNLSFGSIRVKTKGSDGGHNGLKDIQAKLNTTNYNRFRFGISDAFNKGQQVDYVLGEWTDDENEKLKERLDKSIELIKSFGLAGINITMNTFNGK
- a CDS encoding outer membrane beta-barrel protein; protein product: MKHYFFTFSIFCATVALAQTKAFKISGTLIAEVDKTPLEAATIYLERVKDSSLVTYTISDKNGNFSLEGKTTNPSLNLYISYVGYQTYYQPIHLNQEAIHLSTINLKTDLNALEEVLITSRTPVRIKKDTLEFNVSSFKTKKDANIEDLLKQLPGVEVDPKGNITINGKTVDKILVNGKPFFGNDPTITTRNLSKDIIESVQITNTKTKAEAFAGDEGNKDKKTINLTIKNKNSNGIFGRVAAGSGTNRRYMFAGMLNLFDDDQRISMLAGGNNTNSPGFGFKSDHGGGEGIITSQNYGANYVDTFEKKLDISANYFHSDSRSENEKTAQRTYTLPNSKYISNSGSNLDNETDNHSVDLGFNISVDSTLLINMSPSFKTTNTKIETSSDETSRDDKNTVTNQSSASSFAETMDENFRNNLDVTKLFGNNGAYLKLHVSNEYNTTETDDYLTSETTIFGANPETISRNQLTQGALKKKGFYTNIAYRLPLKAKELFLDFKFSYRNDIQKNTKSTYSFDTNTQDFTLFNADLSTDFEYMNKRSTPGLKLTYTKEMWSINLESGYVFSTLNNIDFLRPHLSLIHSFKALELKLGSYYQFNPKSSMSFGYSLNNTPPQLSQLQPFQDISDPLNTITGNPNLEPTNTHNFSFLYNAFDFQKQTNFISHVVADFRNNQIVPKTTINENFIRHTTYANVDGGYDIGASGSYSKLVKIDSLKTLKYLVSLYMGINKFINFNNGVQYVSNNNFLIPYAGLNFTWKDVMTLMPNYRVSFNRTTFDLDDFKDQQFIDHSIGLQLTTYVPKKFEWQHDISFNYNPNITLGFQKSAWFWNTSLMYTMLKDQGTLTFKIYDLLNQNTNAKRMATENYIQDLQSTVLKQYFMLSFSWKLNSY
- a CDS encoding 50S ribosomal protein L25/general stress protein Ctc, which encodes MKSITINGSQRESVGKKATKALRNAGQVPCVLYGGDKPVHFSAEELAFSSLVYTPNAHTVVIALENGEKYNAVLQDIQFHPVTDKILHIDFYQLFEDKEITMEIPISFVGNSRGVKNGGVLRKNRRSLRVKALPANLPDFIEADITPLKIGSKLYITTLQNDAYKFMHPDNTVVCLVRRSRASVDAFDDEEEEAAAEAAAEAAAEVEATQE
- a CDS encoding bifunctional riboflavin kinase/FAD synthetase, producing MSKIKDIKAYKSVEPTIVTIGTFDGVHVGHQKIIKRLINIGKQTQLKSVILTFFPHPRMVLQKDSGIKLINTINERGAILDALGLDYLLIKKFTKAFSRLSAEDFVKKILVDKLNAKKVIIGYDHRFGRNRNADINDLRKFGDLYGFEVEEISAQDINEVSVSSTKIRKALEEGDIAKANAFLGYPFMLTGKVVKGKALGRQIDYPTANIQIAEDYKLIPKHGSYVVSSVINNQVVYGMMNIGFNPTVEGREETIEVHFFNFNKNIYNKTIQIDLLHRLRDEQKFESVEALKNQLLKDKEVSLAYIKSHFN
- a CDS encoding ribose-phosphate pyrophosphokinase, with the protein product MPIVITEAKIFACTQSKVLGEKIAKAFGSELGNVITSTYSDGEFQPSYEESIRGTRIFIIGSTNPGPENLMEMLLMIDAAKRASARHITAVLPYFGWARQDRKDKPRVPIAAKLVAKMLEAAGATRIITMDLHADQIQGFFEKPVDHLFASTIFLPYLQSLNLDNLTIASPDMGGSKRAYAYSKALECDVVICYKQRAKANIISHMELIGDVTGKNVVLVDDMVDTAGTLTKAADLMMERGALSVRAICTHPILSGKAYENLNNSNLEELIVTDSIPIKPLSDKIRVLSCANLFAEVMEKVHNNKSISSKFIM